One window of Tenacibaculum maritimum NCIMB 2154 genomic DNA carries:
- a CDS encoding fibronectin type III domain-containing protein: protein MKKKYLFTLVFVFISSIIFSQVITIGNGTETDDQIPINPYYTYTYSQNLYLSSEINQSGTIYRITFKGKSGLNIPNSNEWVVYLGHTNKNSLANNNWIPTTEMSEVFNGTVSIKNDNITIHLDTPFPYDGINNLIIAVDENGNGYDSDSNDFLSSNVSEVRSLVSRSDNENPDPANISTTIPIQQNAIANIDLDFNIVPCAPTSTLTATNLTTTSASLNWSNEASATSWIIEYGVNGFELGSGTTINANTNPTLSINNLNSGTTYQFYVKTVCENNATSSWSLPFSFFTKCDTYSIPHFEGFENNLQHDTPLSNCITQENVSGSQSWKANNTFTTNNRGAHTGNWNAFMPDSNEDWFFIPVQLTAGISYMTELYARQNKETGAKITIKYGTSNNASSMTETILDEKEVTNGIYQKIRGSFTPNATGIYYIGYLGKTENFNYLSIDDITVKETPSCLSPNDLNATEITAHTANLNWSKEGNEASWVIEYGEIGTSQGNGTTINVTTNSHNLVGLSPNTDYHFFVKATCNTSNSIWTGPYNFKTLCADYTIPYFEGFEANYTNNTPIANCLNQENISGLQSWTANENNTANNRKPRTGNWNTVLRYSNEDWLFIPIKLNGGTSYTVQFYARQSASTGTSVLVSTAYGTAPNSSAMTNTIINEREVFNGDYQKVSGNFTPTNSATYYIGIKGKLNSSSLYLSIDDIKIDVSPNCLAPKDLNFSNLSDTSTLLNWTPEGSETNWQIEYGPTGFTLGSGNIINTSTNTHNLIGLTANTAYEFFVRANCGTETSEWSNSAKFKTTCSPFTAPYVQKFDQESTPFIDSCWLTKVENSTGASTSIAINSSTTKSSSAPNSIKFYNGNDLNGDYYLISPKFSDLDKTKRIRFRIYKDISGDNEGDSFEVGVITDPSNTNTYSSIESFTESDFTEDTWKDVFINFDTYTEGAAHIAIKYKPGTDTYNNWYLDDFIYDITPTTVPSCANNVVAVANNSNCGNNGVVFSWDTVTGAEAYQLTIGTTSGGNDILNNEILTQTNYSLQYTDINTTYYWKVTPYNSIGNANSCEEKSFKTVDNGCYCFPLSSNTSTYISNFTTSHALRNINNNSGFASNGYADYYDTVSLTETTGGSFLFSAEIVGGTAGFALWVDWNNDFRFDPRSELYEPASTNLGNGPFVGAVIIPNYVTNGNTYRMRIITDYNDLDPSDNSCLFDNINSRGEAEDYKIIIDNSVLSNGDDVKVSTFNLYPTPVKELLKIESRTPIENISVSNMLGQEVLKIGNINKKSTSINLAPYKNGFYIINLSSKQASESIKIIKN from the coding sequence ATGAAAAAAAAATACCTCTTCACGCTAGTTTTCGTATTCATATCTAGCATAATTTTCTCTCAGGTTATCACTATTGGTAATGGAACTGAAACCGATGATCAAATCCCTATTAACCCTTACTATACCTACACATATTCTCAAAACCTATACCTATCCTCAGAAATAAACCAATCTGGAACAATCTATCGCATTACATTCAAAGGTAAATCAGGGTTAAACATCCCTAACTCTAATGAATGGGTTGTTTATTTAGGACATACTAATAAAAATTCTCTTGCTAATAATAATTGGATTCCGACTACTGAAATGTCAGAAGTATTTAACGGAACTGTTTCTATCAAAAATGATAATATTACTATTCACCTAGACACTCCCTTTCCTTATGACGGTATTAACAACCTTATCATAGCCGTTGATGAAAACGGGAATGGGTACGATTCAGATAGTAATGACTTCTTATCTTCTAATGTTTCTGAAGTTCGCTCATTGGTTTCTAGAAGCGATAATGAAAACCCAGACCCTGCTAATATCAGTACAACAATACCTATCCAGCAAAATGCCATTGCTAACATTGATTTAGATTTCAACATAGTTCCTTGCGCTCCTACATCAACACTTACGGCTACAAATTTAACTACAACATCTGCTTCTTTAAATTGGAGTAATGAAGCCAGTGCTACCTCTTGGATTATAGAGTATGGAGTGAATGGTTTTGAGTTAGGTAGTGGCACTACTATCAATGCAAATACAAACCCAACTTTAAGCATAAATAATCTAAATTCAGGAACTACTTACCAATTTTATGTAAAAACAGTTTGTGAAAACAACGCTACAAGTTCTTGGTCACTTCCTTTCAGCTTTTTTACGAAATGTGACACTTATAGTATTCCTCATTTTGAGGGTTTTGAAAATAATTTACAACACGACACCCCCCTATCTAACTGCATTACACAGGAAAATGTTTCTGGCTCACAATCTTGGAAAGCAAACAACACTTTCACCACTAACAATAGAGGCGCTCATACAGGAAATTGGAATGCTTTTATGCCTGACAGCAACGAGGACTGGTTTTTTATCCCTGTTCAACTAACAGCTGGAATATCGTATATGACAGAGCTATATGCCCGTCAAAATAAAGAAACTGGAGCTAAAATTACTATCAAATACGGAACTAGCAATAATGCGAGCTCAATGACTGAAACAATCCTCGATGAAAAAGAGGTTACGAATGGTATCTATCAAAAAATAAGAGGAAGTTTTACCCCTAATGCCACAGGAATATACTATATAGGCTACCTAGGTAAAACTGAAAATTTCAATTACTTATCTATTGACGATATCACCGTTAAAGAAACTCCATCTTGTTTAAGCCCTAATGATTTAAATGCTACAGAAATTACTGCTCATACTGCCAACTTGAATTGGAGCAAAGAGGGAAATGAAGCCTCATGGGTGATAGAGTATGGAGAAATCGGAACTTCACAAGGAAACGGTACTACAATCAATGTAACTACAAACTCTCATAATTTGGTAGGTTTATCTCCTAATACAGATTATCATTTTTTTGTAAAGGCAACTTGCAACACAAGCAATAGCATTTGGACTGGCCCTTATAACTTTAAGACACTCTGCGCTGATTATACCATTCCATACTTTGAAGGTTTTGAAGCAAACTATACAAATAATACCCCCATTGCAAATTGCTTAAATCAAGAAAATATTTCCGGATTACAATCATGGACTGCTAATGAGAACAACACAGCTAATAACAGAAAACCACGTACAGGAAATTGGAATACCGTCTTAAGATATAGTAATGAAGACTGGCTTTTTATTCCTATAAAACTGAATGGAGGCACCTCTTATACCGTTCAATTTTACGCAAGACAAAGTGCTTCTACAGGAACCAGTGTGCTCGTTAGCACTGCATATGGTACTGCGCCTAATTCAAGTGCTATGACTAATACCATTATAAACGAGAGAGAAGTTTTCAATGGGGATTATCAAAAAGTATCAGGAAACTTTACTCCTACTAATTCGGCTACTTACTATATAGGTATCAAAGGAAAACTAAATAGCTCTAGTTTGTACCTTTCTATAGATGATATTAAAATTGATGTATCACCAAATTGCCTCGCTCCTAAAGATTTAAACTTTTCAAATTTATCAGATACTTCTACATTACTAAACTGGACTCCTGAAGGAAGTGAAACTAACTGGCAAATAGAATATGGTCCTACTGGATTTACACTGGGAAGTGGGAATATAATAAATACTTCTACAAATACTCATAACTTAATCGGATTGACAGCAAATACAGCTTATGAATTTTTCGTAAGAGCTAATTGTGGTACTGAAACTAGCGAATGGAGTAATTCTGCTAAATTCAAAACAACCTGTAGCCCCTTTACAGCTCCTTATGTTCAGAAATTCGATCAGGAAAGTACTCCTTTTATCGATTCTTGCTGGCTTACTAAAGTTGAAAACTCTACAGGAGCATCTACTTCAATTGCTATAAACTCTTCTACTACTAAAAGCTCCTCTGCCCCTAATAGTATTAAATTTTATAACGGAAATGATCTTAATGGCGATTATTATTTAATTTCTCCTAAATTTTCGGATTTAGACAAAACAAAACGTATCCGATTTAGAATTTATAAAGACATTAGTGGTGATAATGAAGGGGATTCTTTCGAGGTTGGAGTTATTACTGACCCAAGCAACACCAATACTTATTCTAGTATTGAAAGTTTTACAGAATCGGATTTTACTGAAGACACTTGGAAAGATGTATTTATAAATTTTGATACTTATACAGAAGGAGCAGCTCATATTGCTATTAAATACAAACCAGGAACAGACACGTATAACAATTGGTATTTAGATGATTTTATTTATGATATAACTCCTACAACTGTTCCTAGCTGCGCTAATAACGTAGTAGCTGTTGCTAATAATTCTAACTGTGGAAATAATGGAGTCGTATTTTCTTGGGATACGGTTACAGGGGCTGAGGCTTACCAACTAACTATTGGAACAACTTCAGGAGGAAATGATATTTTAAACAACGAAATTTTAACTCAAACCAATTATTCTCTACAATACACTGACATAAATACCACTTACTACTGGAAGGTTACTCCTTACAATAGCATAGGGAATGCAAATTCTTGCGAAGAAAAAAGCTTTAAAACGGTAGATAACGGCTGTTATTGCTTTCCTTTGTCTTCAAATACTTCCACCTATATTAGTAATTTCACTACTTCTCACGCCCTTAGAAATATTAATAATAATAGTGGATTCGCCTCAAATGGTTACGCTGACTATTATGATACCGTAAGCCTTACAGAAACTACTGGTGGAAGCTTCCTTTTTTCTGCTGAAATTGTTGGAGGCACTGCGGGATTTGCTCTTTGGGTAGATTGGAATAATGATTTCCGTTTCGACCCTAGATCTGAGTTATATGAACCAGCCTCTACAAATCTTGGTAACGGGCCATTTGTTGGAGCTGTTATAATTCCAAATTATGTAACTAATGGTAATACTTATAGAATGAGAATTATTACCGATTACAATGACTTAGATCCTTCTGACAACAGTTGCTTGTTTGACAATATCAATTCGAGAGGTGAGGCAGAAGACTACAAAATAATCATAGACAATTCTGTTTTAAGTAATGGTGATGATGTGAAAGTTTCGACATTCAATTTGTATCCAACCCCTGTAAAAGAACTATTAAAAATAGAATCAAGAACTCCTATAGAAAATATTAGCGTATCCAATATGCTAGGACAAGAAGTTTTAAAGATCGGAAATATTAACAAAAAGAGCACCAGCATAAATCTAGCTCCTTATAAAAACGGTTTTTACATTATAAATCTATCTAGCAAACAAGCATCAGAATCTATTAAGATTATTAAAAATTAA
- a CDS encoding DUF3103 family protein: MKTLQTLMKTLVVSLLLVGCNNSDELTVPDQKLETNSINKKEVTLDFIDLMKDVAFKDMTLGLLKEQKPSVVMSKILEEGAKTGAVRQKAYNSLSKRATQSESRSVAESDSDKLEILEVWMHNPKNNVDFSNVLFSFAPEGNEKDWSVIEAYTMNKEVVYLDVKNPPKQPVIVIETDGFETLKKEVEYMNAQLRLEGVQNARLAGGKMAFKSNSAAHEGDHDGIQTTKLDKISLDNDEEPWIKGAAEIYAITSGIRGGEDGNKPEIKVIPMYYLDYEGTDYYPNQILLFWDDYGYEAANIQLFEKDDNINYKDLVTTIVNGVFQIIGTVSTQPWVNVLGQVAGAIIQAMPNSWYTDSDDYVDSFYTVQKYETYTDYRGARGNAKVNMSPFFLDYN; this comes from the coding sequence ATGAAAACCCTTCAAACTTTAATGAAGACTTTAGTAGTTTCGTTACTACTAGTAGGATGTAATAATTCGGATGAATTAACAGTACCGGATCAAAAACTAGAAACAAATTCAATTAATAAAAAGGAGGTAACTCTTGATTTTATTGATTTGATGAAAGATGTAGCTTTTAAAGATATGACGTTAGGATTGCTAAAAGAGCAAAAACCGAGTGTAGTCATGTCTAAGATCTTAGAAGAGGGAGCTAAGACAGGAGCTGTTCGCCAAAAGGCTTATAATAGTTTATCTAAGAGAGCTACTCAATCAGAAAGTAGATCTGTAGCAGAGTCTGATTCAGATAAGCTAGAGATTTTAGAAGTATGGATGCATAACCCTAAGAATAATGTAGATTTTTCTAATGTTTTATTCTCTTTTGCACCAGAAGGGAATGAGAAAGATTGGTCTGTAATTGAGGCTTATACAATGAATAAAGAAGTAGTATATCTTGATGTTAAAAATCCTCCAAAACAACCTGTCATCGTAATTGAAACGGATGGTTTTGAAACGTTAAAGAAGGAAGTTGAGTATATGAATGCTCAATTAAGGTTAGAAGGAGTTCAAAATGCTAGGTTAGCAGGAGGTAAAATGGCTTTTAAGTCAAATTCAGCAGCGCATGAAGGTGATCATGATGGAATTCAAACAACGAAGTTAGATAAAATTAGTTTAGATAATGATGAAGAGCCTTGGATTAAAGGAGCAGCAGAAATTTATGCAATTACTTCAGGAATAAGAGGAGGAGAAGATGGAAATAAACCAGAAATTAAAGTGATACCGATGTATTATTTAGATTATGAAGGAACGGATTATTACCCAAATCAAATACTATTATTTTGGGATGATTATGGTTATGAGGCAGCTAACATTCAATTATTTGAGAAAGATGATAATATAAATTATAAGGATTTAGTAACGACTATTGTTAACGGTGTATTTCAAATAATAGGAACGGTATCAACGCAACCTTGGGTAAATGTTTTAGGTCAAGTTGCGGGTGCAATTATTCAGGCGATGCCAAATAGCTGGTACACAGATAGTGATGATTATGTGGACTCTTTTTATACGGTACAAAAATATGAAACTTATACTGATTATAGAGGAGCTAGAGGGAATGCGAAGGTAAATATGTCTCCTTTCTTCTTGGATTATAATTAA
- the gyrB gene encoding DNA topoisomerase (ATP-hydrolyzing) subunit B — translation MSEEKKHNYSADSIQALEGMEHVRMRPSMYIGDVGVRGLHHLVYEVVDNSIDEALAGHCDHIDVIINENNSITTKDNGRGIPVGIHKKEGVSALEVVMTKIGAGGKFDKDSYKVSGGLHGVGVSCVNALSDHLTATVHKEGKIWQQEYERGKTLYPVKTIGETDFTGTIVTFLPDKSIFQQTTEYNYDTLATRLRELAYLNKGITITLTDKRNKDDEGNDIMETFHSTEGLPEFVKYLDNTREQLTAGVISMEGEKNGIPVEVAMVYNTSYSENLHSYVNNINTHEGGTHLSGFRRGLTGTLKKYAENSGLLKNVKFEIAGDDFREGLTAIISVKVGEPQFEGQTKTKLGNREVTSAVSQAVSEMLTDYLEENPDDAKTIVQKVILAAQARHAARKAREMVQRKTVMSIGGLPGKLSDCSETDPASCEIFLVEGDSAGGTAKQGRDRNFQAILPLRGKILNVEKAMQHKVFENEEIKNMFTALGVSIGTEEDPRALNLSKLRYHKVVIMCDADVDGSHIATLILTFFFRYMKEMVEQGYIYIATPPLYLVKKGQKKEYAWDDNQRDLIAQKMGGSVNIQRYKGLGEMNAEQLWDTTMNPEFRTLRQVTIDNMTEADRVFSMLMGDEVPPRRDFIEKNAKYANIDA, via the coding sequence ATGAGCGAAGAAAAAAAACATAATTATTCTGCTGATAGTATTCAAGCACTAGAAGGAATGGAGCATGTAAGAATGCGTCCTTCAATGTATATTGGAGATGTTGGTGTTCGTGGTTTACACCATTTGGTATATGAAGTCGTTGACAACTCTATTGACGAAGCGTTAGCAGGGCATTGTGATCATATAGATGTAATTATCAATGAAAACAATTCTATAACCACCAAAGATAACGGACGTGGAATTCCTGTTGGTATTCATAAAAAAGAAGGAGTTTCTGCCTTAGAGGTCGTTATGACCAAAATTGGTGCCGGTGGTAAATTTGATAAAGATTCTTATAAAGTTTCAGGTGGGTTGCATGGTGTTGGTGTTTCATGTGTAAATGCTTTATCTGACCATTTAACAGCAACAGTACATAAAGAAGGAAAGATTTGGCAACAAGAATACGAAAGAGGTAAAACACTATATCCTGTTAAAACTATTGGAGAGACTGACTTTACAGGAACCATTGTTACCTTTTTACCAGATAAGTCTATCTTTCAGCAAACAACAGAGTATAATTATGATACTTTAGCTACCCGCTTACGCGAATTAGCCTACCTAAATAAAGGAATTACTATTACGTTAACTGATAAACGCAATAAAGATGATGAAGGCAATGATATTATGGAAACTTTCCATAGTACCGAAGGACTTCCTGAATTTGTAAAGTATCTAGACAATACTCGTGAGCAATTAACTGCTGGTGTTATTTCTATGGAAGGTGAAAAAAATGGAATTCCTGTTGAAGTTGCCATGGTTTATAACACTTCTTATTCTGAAAACTTACATTCTTATGTAAACAATATTAATACGCATGAAGGAGGAACACATTTATCTGGTTTTCGTAGAGGATTAACAGGTACTTTAAAAAAATATGCTGAAAACTCAGGGCTCCTAAAAAATGTAAAGTTTGAAATTGCTGGTGATGATTTTAGAGAGGGGTTGACTGCTATTATTTCTGTAAAGGTTGGAGAACCTCAATTTGAAGGCCAAACTAAAACTAAATTAGGAAATAGAGAAGTTACTTCTGCGGTATCACAAGCAGTTTCTGAAATGCTAACAGATTATCTGGAAGAAAACCCTGACGATGCTAAAACAATCGTTCAAAAAGTTATTTTAGCTGCGCAAGCGAGACACGCCGCTCGAAAAGCTCGTGAAATGGTACAACGTAAAACCGTAATGAGCATTGGTGGCTTACCTGGTAAACTTTCTGACTGCTCTGAAACAGATCCTGCTTCATGTGAAATTTTCTTAGTCGAGGGAGACTCGGCAGGTGGTACTGCAAAACAAGGTAGAGACCGTAACTTCCAAGCTATTTTGCCATTGCGTGGTAAAATATTAAATGTTGAAAAAGCCATGCAACATAAGGTTTTTGAAAACGAGGAAATTAAAAACATGTTTACTGCATTAGGAGTTTCTATTGGAACAGAAGAAGATCCTAGAGCATTAAATTTATCAAAATTACGTTACCATAAAGTAGTCATCATGTGTGATGCCGACGTAGATGGATCTCACATTGCTACCTTAATCTTAACCTTTTTCTTTAGGTACATGAAAGAAATGGTAGAGCAAGGTTATATTTACATTGCAACTCCTCCTCTATATTTGGTTAAAAAAGGACAGAAAAAAGAATATGCATGGGATGACAACCAACGCGATTTAATCGCTCAAAAAATGGGAGGCTCTGTAAATATTCAACGTTACAAAGGTCTTGGAGAAATGAATGCTGAACAATTATGGGATACTACGATGAATCCTGAATTTAGAACATTACGACAAGTTACTATTGATAACATGACAGAAGCTGATAGGGTGTTTTCTATGTTAATGGGAGATGAAGTACCTCCCCGTAGAGACTTCATAGAAAAGAATGCCAAATATGCCAATATTGATGCGTAA
- a CDS encoding DUF6588 family protein, producing the protein MKKNIALLVLFISISISSYSQNGGLESILFAAEDASKLTGAYISPAMKGLVHSMNGGWYHTAKVHKKFGFDISIGANISYVPKADETFNIAALGLTKTTSTSLTAATIAGSQNLQSPMTINTNIDGQDVTATFKLPGGIKEDLPINAIPSPAVQINLGLPYKFEAMLRLIPKIGSNETKGQLVGLGLKKEITDWFGPLNKLPLHVSLLGAYTNMSIDHRIMDDNSTDNIVISNGNASFKINSYTIQAIASLNFPIINIYGGIGYGAGNANININGTYDLTYNINGGGTQVEVAKDPIRQKFNANSFRGTIGTRLSLGFFKIFADYTLQEYNTLNAGIAFSFR; encoded by the coding sequence ATGAAAAAAAACATTGCTCTTTTAGTTCTCTTTATTTCTATTTCAATAAGTTCTTATTCTCAAAATGGTGGACTAGAATCTATTTTATTCGCAGCTGAAGATGCTAGTAAACTAACTGGTGCTTATATAAGTCCCGCTATGAAAGGTTTAGTCCATTCTATGAATGGAGGGTGGTACCATACAGCCAAAGTTCATAAAAAATTTGGTTTCGATATTTCCATAGGAGCAAATATCTCGTATGTTCCTAAAGCAGATGAAACTTTTAACATTGCAGCTCTTGGACTAACTAAAACAACCTCTACCTCGCTTACCGCAGCTACCATAGCCGGTTCTCAAAACTTACAAAGTCCTATGACTATCAATACCAATATAGATGGACAAGACGTAACTGCCACCTTTAAACTTCCCGGAGGTATAAAAGAAGACCTTCCAATAAATGCTATTCCTTCTCCTGCTGTTCAAATAAATTTAGGACTACCTTATAAGTTTGAAGCAATGTTACGATTGATTCCTAAAATAGGCAGCAATGAAACAAAAGGGCAATTAGTTGGATTAGGACTCAAAAAAGAAATTACCGATTGGTTCGGTCCTTTAAACAAATTACCTCTGCATGTTTCTTTATTAGGAGCATATACTAACATGTCTATCGACCATCGTATTATGGATGATAATTCAACAGACAATATCGTCATCTCAAACGGAAACGCTAGTTTTAAAATTAATTCTTATACTATTCAAGCAATTGCCTCTCTCAACTTTCCTATAATTAATATATATGGAGGCATTGGATATGGAGCGGGAAATGCGAATATAAATATTAATGGAACCTATGATTTGACCTATAATATCAATGGAGGAGGTACTCAGGTAGAAGTAGCTAAGGATCCAATTCGTCAAAAATTTAATGCGAATAGCTTTAGAGGTACTATCGGAACACGATTAAGCTTAGGCTTCTTTAAAATCTTCGCAGATTATACACTTCAAGAATACAATACTTTAAACGCAGGTATTGCCTTTAGTTTTAGATAA
- the rfbB gene encoding dTDP-glucose 4,6-dehydratase, translating into MKNVLITGGAGFIGSHVVRLFVNTYPNYNIVNLDALTYAGNLENLRDIEEKSNYTFVRGDICDYKLIGNLFAEHGIDSVIHLAAESHVDRSIKDPFSFARTNVLGTISLLQAAKEYWKDDFKNKLFYHVSTDEVYGSLGAEGYFLETTAYDPHSPYSASKASSDHFVRAFSDTYKLPIVISNCSNNYGAYQFPEKLIPLFINNICNNKPLPVYGKGENVRDWLYVKDHARAIDVIFHKGKHGETYNIGGFNEWKNIDLIKVIIKTVDKLLGREEGTSEKLITYVTDRAGHDLRYAIDSTKLKEELGWEPSLQFEEGIEKTVKWYLENSEWLENVTSGNYQKYYQEMYE; encoded by the coding sequence ATGAAAAATGTATTAATAACAGGAGGAGCGGGATTTATAGGATCGCATGTAGTAAGGTTATTTGTGAATACGTATCCAAATTATAATATAGTAAATTTGGATGCATTAACTTATGCCGGAAACCTAGAAAACTTAAGAGATATAGAAGAAAAGAGCAATTATACCTTTGTAAGAGGAGATATTTGTGATTATAAATTGATAGGAAATCTTTTTGCTGAACATGGTATTGATTCAGTGATTCATTTAGCAGCAGAATCACATGTAGATAGATCAATAAAAGACCCTTTTTCATTTGCAAGAACAAACGTTTTAGGTACAATTAGTTTATTACAAGCGGCTAAAGAATATTGGAAAGATGATTTCAAAAATAAGTTGTTTTATCATGTATCTACAGATGAAGTTTACGGATCATTAGGCGCTGAAGGTTATTTTTTAGAAACTACAGCGTATGACCCCCATTCTCCATATTCTGCATCAAAAGCATCTTCTGATCATTTCGTAAGAGCATTTAGTGATACATATAAGTTGCCTATTGTAATTTCAAATTGTTCTAACAATTATGGAGCGTACCAGTTTCCTGAAAAACTGATACCGTTGTTTATTAATAATATATGTAATAATAAACCTCTTCCGGTGTATGGAAAGGGAGAAAATGTAAGAGATTGGTTATATGTTAAGGACCATGCGAGGGCTATTGATGTCATTTTTCACAAAGGGAAACATGGAGAAACGTATAATATAGGAGGGTTTAACGAGTGGAAAAATATTGATTTGATAAAAGTAATTATAAAAACAGTAGATAAATTATTAGGTAGAGAGGAAGGAACTTCCGAAAAGCTTATTACTTACGTAACAGATAGAGCGGGACACGACTTAAGGTATGCTATTGACTCTACAAAGTTGAAAGAAGAGTTAGGATGGGAACCCTCTTTGCAATTTGAGGAAGGAATAGAGAAAACAGTAAAATGGTACCTTGAAAATAGTGAATGGTTAGAAAATGTGACTAGTGGAAATTATCAAAAGTACTATCAAGAAATGTATGAATAA
- the rfbC gene encoding dTDP-4-dehydrorhamnose 3,5-epimerase, with protein sequence MKFTKTKIPEVVIIEPTVFGDDRGYFLESFNLEKFKEHIGDITFVQDNESKSSRGVLRGLHFQKPPYEQAKLVRCIEGAVLDVAVDIRKGSDTYGEHVAVELSGNNKKQLFIPRGFAHGFVVLSESATFAYKVDNKYVPSHESGINWNDEDLLIDWQVKEEEVILSKKDKDLVDFKAI encoded by the coding sequence ATGAAGTTTACCAAAACAAAAATACCAGAGGTAGTTATCATAGAACCTACTGTTTTTGGAGATGATAGAGGATACTTTTTAGAATCGTTTAATCTTGAAAAATTTAAGGAACATATTGGAGATATTACCTTTGTTCAAGACAATGAATCTAAATCTTCAAGAGGAGTTCTAAGGGGGCTACACTTCCAGAAGCCACCTTATGAACAAGCAAAATTAGTAAGGTGTATTGAAGGAGCTGTTTTAGATGTAGCTGTTGATATAAGGAAAGGATCTGATACTTACGGAGAGCATGTAGCAGTGGAGTTATCTGGAAATAATAAAAAGCAATTATTTATTCCTAGGGGATTTGCGCATGGTTTTGTTGTGTTGAGTGAAAGTGCAACCTTTGCCTATAAAGTAGATAATAAATACGTTCCAAGCCATGAATCAGGAATTAATTGGAATGATGAAGATTTACTCATTGATTGGCAAGTAAAAGAGGAAGAGGTGATTTTATCAAAGAAAGATAAAGATTTAGTGGATTTTAAGGCAATATAA
- the rfbA gene encoding glucose-1-phosphate thymidylyltransferase RfbA — protein sequence MKGIILAGGSGTRLYPITKGVSKQLLPVYDKPMIYYPLSVLMLAGIKDILIISTPEDLPNFKKLLGTGEELGVHLFYKEQPSPDGLAQAFIIGKEFIGKDDVCLILGDNIFYGHGLTKMLQKAKENVEVEDKATVFGYYVNDPERYGVAEFDESGNVISIEEKPKEPKSSYAVVGLYFYPNSVINIAENVTPSDRGELEITTVNQEYLKRNSLKVELMGRGYAWLDTGTHDSLMEAGQFIETIEKRQGLKVACLEEVAYYMGYIDKEQLVKLAKPLMKNAYGQYLLNLAKK from the coding sequence ATGAAAGGAATAATATTAGCAGGAGGATCTGGAACTAGATTGTATCCAATAACAAAAGGAGTTTCTAAACAATTACTCCCTGTGTATGACAAGCCTATGATATATTATCCGCTATCAGTATTAATGTTGGCGGGTATTAAAGATATTTTAATCATATCAACTCCAGAAGATTTACCTAATTTTAAAAAGCTTTTAGGAACTGGAGAGGAGTTAGGAGTTCATTTGTTTTATAAAGAACAACCTTCACCAGATGGATTGGCACAGGCCTTTATTATAGGAAAAGAATTTATAGGAAAGGATGATGTGTGCCTAATTTTGGGAGATAATATTTTTTATGGGCACGGACTTACTAAGATGTTACAAAAGGCTAAAGAAAATGTAGAAGTAGAGGATAAGGCGACAGTCTTTGGATACTACGTAAATGATCCTGAACGTTATGGAGTGGCGGAATTTGATGAATCGGGAAATGTAATTTCTATTGAGGAAAAGCCTAAAGAACCCAAATCGAGTTATGCTGTTGTGGGGTTGTATTTTTATCCTAATAGTGTAATCAATATCGCAGAGAATGTGACCCCTTCTGATAGAGGTGAGCTGGAAATAACAACGGTTAATCAAGAATATTTAAAAAGAAATTCATTAAAAGTAGAGTTAATGGGAAGAGGATATGCTTGGTTGGATACAGGAACGCACGATTCTTTAATGGAAGCAGGTCAGTTTATTGAAACCATAGAGAAAAGACAAGGTTTAAAAGTTGCTTGTTTAGAGGAGGTTGCTTATTATATGGGGTATATAGATAAAGAACAGTTAGTTAAATTAGCGAAGCCGTTGATGAAAAATGCATATGGACAGTATTTACTGAATTTGGCGAAAAAATAA